The genome window AATAATTGATATTGGTGTTTATGCAATTTCACAGGACAATTCGTCTTTTTTTGGAGATCCATATTAATAAAAAAGCCCAAGTCCCGATTGCTATCGGGACTTGGGCTTTTTTATATAGTGACTGAACGGAAACTCGAGTTTGGATTGAAAGCTTCTTTTTTGACTACGCCTGTTGGCGGAGGAAATTAAAAAAACATGGGAGTTTATCCTTATAAATGACCATTTTTTTTAATGAGCGTAACGAAAAAAGAGCAGCTTTCGGACGAGCATTATATAATACTCTTATTTATTCGCTTCAAAAGCTTGCTTAATTAAGAAACTTATATATTGTCTGTGTGCAGTTGTTTCTTTGTTTACAGGTGCAGCTCCCACGACAGCGGCCCCGCCCATCATCCCATTAATACTTTTGAGTGATTGGTATACTGCAGCTTTCGATACATAATCACCACTACCACTATTCATTAAATCTATCAAACGCGTTACATAAGCTGCTTGTAAATTCTGACGAATGGTAATCACATTCGCTCCTTGGTCATCTTTAAATATCGCATTGGTCAAATCGCCTATCATATCGGTCACACTATATTTATTTCCATACTGGCGGCTGTCGGTTAAGCGACGTAAAGTATTACTGTTAAGCAATTGACTTAATACTCCAGATTGTATAGATAATATACGTGAATGTATTTTTGGGTCTTCGGTATTGCCAAAGAAATTGAAACCCCGGCGTTGCATTTGTAAATAAGGATAAAGACTCTGTGCAGCATCAAAAGCATCGGCAGCAAATATATTTTTCGATAATATACTCATGGCTTTCTTTTGGTCGGCCAATGAAACAGGCGTGTAGGGTTGAATAGAACCAACTTGTCCAATAAACCCACGATTTACATATACACCACCTATATAACGGCTTGTCACAGTTGCTGCACTGTTCATTTCCCCTGTCAATATCAAATATCCTTGACGCAATTCATGATAGCTTTGTCCAGGTTTACTATATTTTTCTTTGAGACCATTCATATAAGTATTTACCAATTTGAAACGGGTGTTAGAATAACCCAGAACATCTTTGCTCATATCACCAATATTCACTCGTGGGTCAATACCGTTGAAAGGGCTACGCATATCATCAGCATCATTACCAAAAATAAGTAAAGTGTCATTCGATTTTTCTAAAATTTTGGTGAGTCTTTGTTCTTCTGCACTTGGGTCGGTTGTAGCAGTACTATAGGCGTATTCGATGGCCCAATTATCATAAGGACCGGGTTTGTTGGTAAAGTATAATCCTTGTTTTGCTTTGTCGGCTGTGAGGTTAACCGCAGGGTAATCCATTACAGAAGAAGTGAGACCTAATTTATCGGTGATTGATTTATCGTTCAATTGATCGGGCCAAAGCATTTGACTGGCTTTCATATTATGATTCAAACCCATGGTATGCCCCATTTCGTGCAATACTAAGTAAAATAAACTTTGTTTGATATATTCTTTGGTATCAACTTCTGTGGCACCTCTAGCTGCTAAAGCTGCACGACCAAGCATCATATTGTGTTGCATACATTCGCCAAGTTGGCAACAATGTTTGCCTTTCAAATCTTCTTGCAATTCAGTTTGTATACCTAAACCAGCAGCATTGAAAAGTTTTTCTTGCTTTAAACGGTTGGTCACAAATATATATTCGAGCATAATATCAGCTCCCATAATTTGGCCTGTACGTGGGTTAACAAAGCTAGGCCCGTAACCACCAAAAGGAGGATTTGGCGATGAGGTCCACCGCAACACATTATATCTGATATCGCCAGCATCCCAAGTTGCATCATCGGGTTGTTCGTTTATAATAACTGCGTTTTTGAAACCTGCATTTTCGAAAGCCAAATTCCATCGTTCACCAGCTTCTTTTATAATAGGTCTGAATTCTTTGGGCGTGGTGTTTTCTATCCACCATGTTATGGGTTCAACAGGTTCGCTTATAGTTGCAGTAGGATCTTTCTTCACCAAGTTCCAACGGTGAATCATATCTTTATATGGAGTGGGCGATGAAGAAGTCATATCCTCAACCTCAGTGCTAAAATAACCTACTCTGGGGTCGTCTCGACGGGGAACAAAATCGTTTTTTGGCATTTCAATTAATGTATGTTGCAAGCGGACAGTTACCGAACGAGGGTCAGCCACTTCGCTTCCGCCGCCATTCATAGGCATAGGGTTATCATACACATAATCCACAATCACATCGGTATTGTTTGGATAATTATGTATAGATACATATTTTGATTTTTCTTTATTAAGTCCGCCCAAGCTAAAAAAGAATGCCGCAAAGGGGCTACCCGATGGACTTGGTTTTACTTGGTGCAATGTTTCGCCCATAAATATGCTATTGGCGTCCAACAAATATTCTTCTTTGGTAGTATCATATACAGTAACTTTCAAACTTGCTAATACAGCATCGCTCACATTGGCATCTGCCGATTTGCTGATTGCATTCTGTGGGTCGAAATAAAAGTTTGTGT of Bacteroidota bacterium contains these proteins:
- a CDS encoding zinc-dependent metalloprotease, with translation MKKIIYSLICLLTIGGIHAADEKPSKPEEKKKNTFDEKVKPCKKFDGLFVLYQDTTNGSMWMSIKKNQIGKEYIYFAYTENGLVETGHNRGNFRDNRVFGLKKYYDKIEFVSKNTNFYFDPQNAISKSADANVSDAVLASLKVTVYDTTKEEYLLDANSIFMGETLHQVKPSPSGSPFAAFFFSLGGLNKEKSKYVSIHNYPNNTDVIVDYVYDNPMPMNGGGSEVADPRSVTVRLQHTLIEMPKNDFVPRRDDPRVGYFSTEVEDMTSSSPTPYKDMIHRWNLVKKDPTATISEPVEPITWWIENTTPKEFRPIIKEAGERWNLAFENAGFKNAVIINEQPDDATWDAGDIRYNVLRWTSSPNPPFGGYGPSFVNPRTGQIMGADIMLEYIFVTNRLKQEKLFNAAGLGIQTELQEDLKGKHCCQLGECMQHNMMLGRAALAARGATEVDTKEYIKQSLFYLVLHEMGHTMGLNHNMKASQMLWPDQLNDKSITDKLGLTSSVMDYPAVNLTADKAKQGLYFTNKPGPYDNWAIEYAYSTATTDPSAEEQRLTKILEKSNDTLLIFGNDADDMRSPFNGIDPRVNIGDMSKDVLGYSNTRFKLVNTYMNGLKEKYSKPGQSYHELRQGYLILTGEMNSAATVTSRYIGGVYVNRGFIGQVGSIQPYTPVSLADQKKAMSILSKNIFAADAFDAAQSLYPYLQMQRRGFNFFGNTEDPKIHSRILSIQSGVLSQLLNSNTLRRLTDSRQYGNKYSVTDMIGDLTNAIFKDDQGANVITIRQNLQAAYVTRLIDLMNSGSGDYVSKAAVYQSLKSINGMMGGAAVVGAAPVNKETTAHRQYISFLIKQAFEANK